A genome region from Triticum aestivum cultivar Chinese Spring chromosome 2B, IWGSC CS RefSeq v2.1, whole genome shotgun sequence includes the following:
- the LOC123039063 gene encoding cyclin-A3-1-like: MALLWAWVHARVGFLLSLMVSAARSATLSLPAFKPVTDAVDKTGDPQLCAPYASDIYSYLRSMEVQARRRPAADYIERVQVDVTPNMRGILVDWLVEVAEEYKLVSDTLYLTVSYIDRFLSSNSLNRQKLQLLGVSAMLIASKYEEISPPNVEDFCYITDNTYMKQEVSIKMERDVLNNLKFEMGNPTSKTFLRMFIKSGQEEKVMVH, translated from the exons ATGGCGCTCCTGTGGGCATGGGTGCACGCGCGCGTCGGCTTCCTCCTCTCTCTCATG GTTTCTGCGGCCAGATCCGCCACCCTATCCCTCCCTGCGTTCAAGCCGGTGACGGACGCGGTCGACAAGACCGGCGACCCGCAGCTCTGCGCTCCGTACGCGTCCGACATCTACTCCTACCTCCGATCCATGGAG GTTCAAGCgagacggcggccggcggcggattACATCGAGAGGGTGCAGGTGGACGTCACCCCCAATATGCGCGGCATCCTCGTCGACTGGCTCGTCGAGGTCGCCGAGGAGTACAAGCTCGTCTCCGACACGCTCTACCTCACTGTCTCCTACATCGACCGCTTCCTCTCGTCCAACTCCCTCAACCGTCAGAAGCTGCAGCTCCTCGGCGTCTCTGCCATGCTCATTGCCTC TAAGTACGAGGAGATCAGCCCCCCAAATGTGGAGGACTTCTGCTACATCACCGACAACACCTACATGAAGCAGGAGGTGT CTATTAAGATGGAGAGGGATGTACTAAACAATCTCAAGTTTGAGATGGGCAATCCTACCTCTAAGACCTTCCTAAG GATGTTCATCAAATCTGGCCAAGAAGAGAAGGTAATGGTCCACTAG